A window of the Polaribacter sp. HaHaR_3_91 genome harbors these coding sequences:
- a CDS encoding nitronate monooxygenase family protein translates to MTNKITTLFNIKYPIVQGGMIWVSGWKLASAVSNAGGLGLIGAGSMYPDVLREHIIKCKKATSKPFGVNVPMLYPDIEKIMDIIVEEGVKIVFTSAGNPKTWTSFLKEKGVTVVHVVSSVKFALKAEVAGVDAVVCEGFEAGGHNGREETTTFTLIPMVKEQVKIPVIAAGGIGTGRGMLAAMVLGADGVQIGSRFAATLESSAHINFKNTIVTVKDGDTQLTLKELAPVRLVKNKFYNDVQELYKQNPTKENLIELLGRARSKKGMFEGDLDEGELEIGQIAGLIHEIKPVKDVLKEIVDEFNVVKSLVISV, encoded by the coding sequence ATGACTAATAAAATAACAACTCTTTTCAATATAAAATACCCGATTGTACAAGGAGGCATGATTTGGGTTTCTGGATGGAAATTAGCTTCAGCAGTTTCTAATGCAGGTGGTTTAGGTTTAATTGGTGCAGGTTCTATGTATCCAGATGTTTTAAGAGAACACATTATTAAATGTAAAAAAGCAACTTCAAAGCCTTTTGGTGTAAATGTACCAATGCTGTATCCAGATATTGAAAAAATAATGGATATTATTGTAGAAGAAGGCGTAAAGATTGTTTTTACTTCTGCAGGAAATCCAAAAACTTGGACGTCCTTTTTAAAGGAGAAAGGAGTTACGGTTGTACATGTTGTAAGTTCTGTTAAGTTTGCTTTAAAAGCAGAAGTGGCAGGTGTAGATGCTGTTGTTTGTGAAGGTTTTGAGGCAGGCGGACATAATGGGAGGGAAGAAACAACTACTTTTACTTTAATACCAATGGTAAAAGAGCAAGTTAAAATACCTGTAATTGCGGCTGGTGGAATAGGAACCGGAAGAGGGATGTTGGCGGCTATGGTTTTAGGTGCAGATGGTGTACAGATAGGAAGTAGGTTTGCTGCAACGTTAGAGTCTTCTGCTCATATTAATTTTAAAAATACCATTGTTACCGTTAAAGACGGAGACACACAGTTAACGTTAAAAGAATTAGCACCAGTTCGTTTGGTGAAAAATAAATTTTATAATGATGTACAAGAATTATATAAACAGAACCCAACTAAAGAAAATTTAATAGAATTATTAGGTAGAGCAAGATCTAAAAAAGGAATGTTTGAGGGAGATTTAGATGAAGGTGAGTTAGAAATTGGTCAAATTGCTGGTTTAATTCATGAAATAAAACCAGTAAAAGACGTTCTAAAAGAGATTGTTGATGAATTTAATGTAGTTAAATCACTAGTAATTAGTGTTTAG
- a CDS encoding rhomboid family intramembrane serine protease, translating into MNTKLTDAIKHIIIINVILFVAPQLLKLDFTNILALHFPENEHFGIWQYVTHMFMHGGFSHILFNMYGLWAFGTPLEQIWGKKKFIFFYFSAGIGAGVIYTLVNYYQFNGIYELFINAGLNNSEVLSILKSGSTNDARIIGAITQDQFNQITSLYNTPAVGASGAVYGVLVAFGLYFKDAKLALIFFPVPIAAKYFIPVMILGDLFFGMTKYSIGNIAHFAHVGGALIGFIIAWYWKKNEFKTY; encoded by the coding sequence ATGAACACGAAACTTACAGATGCCATAAAACATATAATTATTATAAATGTAATTTTATTTGTTGCACCACAACTTTTAAAATTAGATTTTACAAATATCTTGGCTTTACATTTTCCTGAAAATGAACATTTCGGAATTTGGCAGTACGTAACACACATGTTTATGCATGGTGGTTTTAGTCATATATTGTTTAATATGTACGGTTTATGGGCGTTTGGTACTCCCTTGGAACAAATATGGGGAAAAAAGAAATTTATCTTTTTCTATTTTTCCGCAGGAATTGGAGCCGGAGTAATTTACACATTAGTCAATTATTATCAATTTAACGGCATCTATGAACTTTTTATAAATGCAGGATTAAATAATTCTGAAGTTTTATCTATATTAAAATCTGGTAGCACCAATGATGCTCGTATTATAGGTGCCATTACGCAAGATCAATTTAATCAAATAACCTCTTTATACAATACTCCTGCAGTTGGAGCCTCTGGAGCTGTATATGGTGTTTTAGTAGCTTTTGGTCTTTATTTTAAAGATGCAAAATTAGCATTGATATTTTTCCCTGTTCCTATTGCTGCAAAGTACTTTATACCGGTAATGATTTTGGGAGATTTATTCTTTGGAATGACTAAATACTCTATTGGAAACATAGCTCATTTTGCACACGTTGGAGGGGCTTTAATAGGTTTTATAATTGCTTGGTATTGGAAAAAGAATGAATTTAAAACATATTAA
- a CDS encoding cold-shock protein yields MNKGIVKFFNESKGFGFITEEGSNKEHFVHVSGLIDEIRENDEVEFDLQDGKKGLNAVNVRVL; encoded by the coding sequence ATGAATAAAGGAATCGTAAAATTTTTCAATGAATCTAAAGGATTTGGATTTATCACGGAAGAAGGATCAAACAAAGAACATTTTGTACATGTATCAGGATTAATCGATGAAATTCGTGAAAACGATGAAGTTGAATTCGACTTACAAGATGGAAAAAAAGGATTAAACGCAGTAAACGTAAGAGTATTATAA
- a CDS encoding lytic transglycosylase domain-containing protein, whose protein sequence is MNKSLRFLSLLSILIIAFLFYNGINKNETDPQTSTHATYKIKALKLPNNLNLAGESVPLEIPDVKERMERELLVNTYWQSNGLLLIKRANKYFPILEPLLKKYGLPDDFKFLALAESAFIDETSNVGAAGMWHFMKATGKEYGLEINSNVDERYDIQKSTKVAAEYLKKSQKRFNSWTLAAAAYNAGNYGVSKRLDEQEVTNYYDAKLPDETERYVLRIIALKEVISNPKKYGFVFENEDLYTLAKTRTIKVDTAISNITHFAKKFGMNYKEFKIHNPWLRENKLNNKSRKVYEIKIPIN, encoded by the coding sequence ATGAATAAATCACTCCGTTTTCTTTCACTACTTAGCATTTTAATAATTGCTTTTTTATTTTATAATGGCATAAATAAAAATGAAACAGACCCGCAAACAAGTACGCATGCAACATATAAAATAAAAGCGTTAAAACTACCTAATAATTTAAATCTTGCAGGTGAAAGCGTTCCTTTAGAAATTCCTGATGTTAAAGAAAGAATGGAGAGAGAACTGTTAGTTAATACCTATTGGCAATCTAATGGATTATTATTGATAAAGAGAGCTAATAAGTACTTTCCTATTTTAGAACCATTGCTTAAAAAATATGGTTTACCAGACGATTTTAAATTTTTAGCCTTGGCAGAAAGTGCTTTTATAGATGAAACGTCTAACGTAGGTGCAGCAGGTATGTGGCATTTTATGAAGGCAACAGGTAAAGAATACGGATTAGAGATTAATAGTAATGTAGATGAGCGTTACGATATTCAAAAATCGACAAAAGTAGCTGCTGAGTATTTAAAAAAATCTCAAAAACGTTTTAATTCTTGGACTTTAGCTGCCGCTGCATATAATGCAGGAAACTATGGCGTTAGTAAAAGATTAGATGAGCAAGAAGTAACTAATTATTACGATGCTAAATTGCCAGATGAAACCGAAAGATATGTATTAAGAATTATTGCTTTAAAAGAAGTAATAAGCAATCCAAAAAAATATGGTTTTGTCTTTGAAAATGAAGACTTATATACCTTAGCAAAAACAAGAACTATAAAAGTTGATACAGCAATATCTAACATTACACATTTTGCCAAAAAATTCGGAATGAATTATAAAGAGTTTAAAATTCATAACCCTTGGTTAAGAGAAAATAAACTAAACAATAAAAGTAGAAAGGTATACGAGATTAAAATACCTATTAACTAA
- a CDS encoding cold-shock protein, with the protein MNKGTVKFFNESKGFGFITEEGSNKEHFVHVSGLIDEIRENDEVEFDLQDGKKGLNAVNVRVL; encoded by the coding sequence ATGAATAAAGGTACCGTAAAATTTTTCAATGAATCTAAAGGATTTGGATTTATCACTGAAGAAGGATCAAACAAAGAACATTTTGTACATGTTTCAGGATTAATCGATGAGATTCGTGAAAACGATGAGGTTGAATTCGACTTACAAGATGGAAAAAAAGGATTAAACGCAGTAAACGTAAGAGTATTATAA
- a CDS encoding alpha/beta hydrolase: MKKIPIYLVPGLAAGPEIFENLELSKDKYDVHYLEWITPIAQEESIANYAMRMSEEVKEENPVLVGVSFGGIMVQEMSKYLDVKKVIIISSVKHHKELPKRFEFVKFTKAYKFFPTKVVSNFEDYAQYFLGKSLKKRADIYKKYLSVRSELYLNWSIGTIIRWVQTEKDQNITHIHGTSDHVFPIKNIKNCIQIEGGSHIMIITKAKKLTKIINDTLTS, translated from the coding sequence ATGAAAAAGATTCCAATATACTTGGTACCTGGTTTAGCAGCTGGACCAGAAATTTTTGAAAACTTAGAATTATCAAAAGATAAATATGACGTTCATTATTTAGAGTGGATAACACCCATAGCACAAGAAGAGTCTATTGCTAATTATGCAATGAGAATGAGCGAAGAAGTAAAAGAAGAAAACCCTGTTTTAGTAGGTGTTTCTTTTGGCGGAATTATGGTACAAGAAATGAGTAAATATCTAGATGTTAAAAAAGTTATTATTATATCTAGCGTAAAACACCATAAAGAATTGCCAAAGAGATTTGAATTTGTGAAATTTACAAAAGCTTACAAATTCTTTCCTACAAAAGTTGTTTCAAATTTTGAAGATTATGCGCAATATTTTTTAGGAAAATCGTTAAAGAAGAGAGCAGATATATATAAAAAGTATCTTTCTGTTAGAAGCGAATTGTATTTAAACTGGTCTATTGGCACCATTATTAGATGGGTACAAACAGAAAAAGACCAAAACATTACTCATATTCACGGCACAAGTGATCATGTATTTCCTATAAAAAACATAAAAAATTGTATACAAATAGAAGGTGGTAGCCATATTATGATTATCACTAAAGCCAAAAAATTAACTAAAATTATTAACGATACTTTAACTAGTTAA
- a CDS encoding NAD(P)/FAD-dependent oxidoreductase: MNKIEKTTVCIIGAGPSGAATSIQLSKLKIPHYIIDKSTFPRDKTCGDGLILYAFKAMKFLGDDLFASFLKHPKFIHSKKISLHLNNTSKIVFKESDDRNMIISYAKRIDFDQFLVSHLSDVYANQQFGSGVKEIREVPEGVFIKLKNGKEIISQFVVGADGAKSIVANKLAKTKVDRKLASTFVSAYYKGVKDLPTGNAAEVRMVYKKMLLFFYVFPLSDGQVNISLGGRSDHIKKYGVNLVDEIQNIIKNHKKVKNKFKNATKVNNWRGWSIPFHFGNHKTSNDRFLLVGDAAGLANAFYKEGIGTGMMSGIIAAKNIDRCLKNDDFSESSLKKYDEDLKKEFGKLLKFSYFALKVARFKYFFLAMAGLLHKKIESKAHKIIEKRSY; encoded by the coding sequence ATGAATAAAATTGAAAAAACAACTGTTTGTATTATTGGTGCAGGACCTTCTGGAGCTGCCACTTCTATACAGTTATCAAAGTTAAAAATACCACATTATATTATTGATAAATCTACTTTTCCTAGGGATAAAACTTGTGGGGACGGTTTAATTCTATATGCTTTTAAAGCTATGAAGTTTTTGGGAGATGATTTATTTGCTAGTTTTTTAAAACACCCAAAGTTTATACACAGTAAAAAAATTAGTTTGCATTTAAATAATACTTCAAAGATTGTATTTAAAGAAAGTGATGATAGAAATATGATTATTTCCTATGCTAAACGTATCGATTTTGATCAATTTTTGGTAAGTCACTTATCAGATGTTTATGCCAATCAACAATTTGGAAGTGGGGTTAAAGAAATTAGAGAAGTACCAGAAGGTGTTTTTATTAAATTAAAAAATGGTAAAGAAATAATATCACAATTTGTAGTGGGGGCAGATGGAGCTAAATCTATTGTTGCTAATAAATTAGCGAAGACAAAAGTTGATAGAAAGTTAGCATCAACTTTTGTTAGTGCATATTATAAAGGAGTAAAAGATTTGCCAACAGGAAACGCAGCAGAAGTAAGAATGGTTTATAAAAAAATGCTCTTATTTTTTTATGTTTTTCCTTTATCTGATGGACAAGTAAATATTAGTTTGGGTGGGCGTTCAGATCATATAAAAAAGTATGGTGTTAATTTAGTTGATGAAATTCAGAATATTATTAAAAACCATAAAAAAGTTAAAAATAAATTTAAGAATGCTACTAAAGTTAATAATTGGAGAGGTTGGTCAATTCCATTTCATTTTGGTAATCATAAAACTTCTAATGATCGATTTTTATTAGTGGGAGATGCCGCTGGTTTAGCAAATGCTTTTTACAAAGAAGGAATCGGTACAGGAATGATGTCTGGCATTATTGCTGCAAAAAATATTGACAGATGTTTAAAAAATGATGATTTTTCTGAATCTTCATTAAAAAAATATGATGAGGATTTAAAAAAAGAATTCGGGAAACTTTTGAAATTTAGCTATTTTGCTTTGAAAGTTGCACGATTTAAGTACTTCTTTTTAGCAATGGCTGGTTTGTTGCATAAAAAGATTGAAAGTAAAGCGCATAAGATTATAGAGAAAAGAAGCTATTAA
- the mtaB gene encoding tRNA (N(6)-L-threonylcarbamoyladenosine(37)-C(2))-methylthiotransferase MtaB yields the protein MNADKKVAFYTLGCKLNFSETSTIARNFVSEGFNRVDFEEKADVYVINTCSVTDNADKRFKTIVKNALKKNDDAFLIAVGCYAQLKPEELAAVDGVDLVLGATEKFNVTSYINDLTKNNVGEVHSCEISDADFYVGSYSIGDRTRAFLKVQDGCDYKCTYCTIPLARGISRSDTLENVIENAKEISSKGIKEIVLTGVNIGDYGKGEFGNKKHEHTFLELVKELDKVEGIHRLRISSIEPNLLRDETIEFVSKSDSFVPHFHIPLQSGSDALLKKMKRRYLTNTYTNRVTRIKEVMPNACIGVDVIVGFPGETDELFLETYNYLNEMDISYLHVFTYSERPNTEAVHLEGVVPKKVRAKRSKMLRGLSAKKRRAFYESQLGNTLTVLFENENKEGYINGFTENYVKVKTPWNPELVNTLHTITLTEIDEDGLVRFNFENNSVTI from the coding sequence ATGAATGCAGATAAAAAAGTTGCCTTTTACACTTTAGGATGCAAATTAAATTTTTCAGAAACGTCTACTATTGCTCGTAATTTTGTGAGTGAAGGTTTTAATCGTGTCGATTTTGAAGAAAAAGCAGACGTGTATGTTATAAATACCTGTTCTGTTACAGATAATGCTGATAAACGCTTTAAAACCATTGTAAAAAATGCTTTAAAGAAAAATGATGACGCTTTTTTAATAGCAGTTGGTTGCTATGCGCAATTAAAACCAGAAGAATTAGCAGCTGTAGATGGTGTAGACTTAGTTTTGGGAGCTACAGAAAAGTTTAATGTTACCAGTTATATAAACGATTTAACTAAAAATAATGTTGGTGAAGTTCACTCTTGTGAAATTTCTGATGCAGATTTTTACGTAGGTTCTTATTCTATTGGAGATAGAACACGTGCGTTTTTAAAAGTACAAGATGGTTGCGATTATAAATGTACCTATTGTACAATACCGCTAGCACGTGGAATTTCTAGAAGCGATACTTTAGAAAATGTAATAGAAAACGCCAAAGAAATATCATCAAAAGGAATTAAAGAAATTGTTTTAACAGGTGTTAATATTGGTGATTACGGTAAAGGTGAATTTGGTAACAAAAAGCACGAACATACGTTCTTAGAACTTGTAAAAGAATTAGATAAAGTAGAGGGAATACACCGTTTAAGAATTTCGTCTATAGAGCCTAATTTACTAAGAGATGAAACGATTGAGTTTGTATCTAAATCGGACTCTTTTGTACCTCATTTTCATATTCCTTTGCAATCTGGTAGCGATGCGCTACTTAAGAAAATGAAGCGTAGGTATTTAACCAATACATATACAAACAGAGTAACAAGAATTAAAGAAGTAATGCCTAACGCTTGTATTGGTGTAGACGTTATAGTTGGGTTTCCTGGTGAAACAGATGAACTGTTTTTAGAAACGTACAACTATTTAAACGAGATGGACATTTCTTACTTACATGTTTTTACCTACTCTGAAAGACCTAATACAGAAGCAGTACATCTAGAAGGTGTCGTTCCTAAAAAAGTACGTGCAAAACGCAGTAAAATGCTACGTGGTTTATCCGCTAAAAAAAGACGTGCTTTTTATGAAAGTCAGTTAGGAAATACGCTAACCGTTTTATTTGAAAATGAAAATAAAGAGGGGTATATAAACGGTTTTACAGAAAATTATGTTAAAGTTAAAACACCTTGGAACCCAGAATTAGTAAATACGTTACATACTATTACACTTACTGAAATTGATGAAGATGGTCTGGTTAGGTTTAATTTTGAAAACAATAGCGTTACAATTTAA
- a CDS encoding S8 family serine peptidase: MKKLLLFLCLMIFLKVDAQEDAWLFIKDKPQETSFLENPISMLTQRALDRRSRLNIPLDSKDVPVDEAYYNQLNNDETVTVLGKSKWLNAIHVQGEVADINTLITNYSFIASVEFANKSLNLNGKSKGKTITPNHYNKLNETLTDFNYGDADNQIKMLKGDYLHQQELTGEGQIIAIIDAGFPNVNTLDAFSRIRDNNQILGGYNFADRNDNYYTRSSHGTHVLSSIAAYIKDEYVGTAPDAKFYLFISEISETETVLEETLWVEAAERADSLGVDVINTSLGYTTYDNPNHNHTYADMDGKTTFISRGAEIGASRGLLLVNAVGNDGTNSWKYMGAPADAPSVISVGAVNSSGNIASFSSFGPTSDGRIKPEILAKGASAAIINYSTGAITTSSGTSFSSPIMAGLIACLNQNEGFLLKSSLKKSGENYNDYLKTAIYESADKFNNPTDQHGYGIPNFEIALNSYIASLSLLKDEVINLKISPNPVQDRFTISTDNFEDLSIQIYTILGEKVFEKAAVTSKNIDISFLNTGIYLLKILKGNQQKNIKIIKQ; the protein is encoded by the coding sequence ATGAAGAAATTACTACTTTTTTTATGTCTAATGATTTTTTTAAAAGTTGATGCACAAGAAGATGCTTGGCTTTTTATTAAAGATAAACCTCAAGAAACTAGTTTTTTAGAAAACCCTATTTCAATGCTTACTCAAAGAGCGTTAGATAGAAGATCTAGACTCAATATTCCTTTAGATTCTAAAGATGTTCCTGTTGATGAAGCGTATTATAATCAACTTAATAATGATGAAACAGTTACTGTTTTAGGTAAATCTAAATGGTTAAACGCTATTCATGTTCAAGGAGAAGTTGCAGATATAAATACTTTAATTACTAATTATAGTTTTATAGCATCTGTAGAATTTGCTAATAAATCATTGAATCTAAATGGTAAATCAAAAGGAAAAACAATAACTCCAAATCATTATAATAAGTTGAATGAAACGCTTACTGATTTTAATTATGGTGATGCAGATAATCAAATTAAAATGTTAAAGGGAGATTATTTGCATCAACAAGAATTAACTGGCGAAGGACAAATAATAGCAATTATAGATGCAGGGTTTCCTAATGTAAATACCTTAGATGCTTTTAGTAGAATAAGAGATAACAATCAAATTTTAGGAGGCTATAATTTTGCTGATAGAAATGATAACTATTATACAAGAAGTAGCCATGGAACGCATGTTTTGTCTTCAATTGCTGCGTATATTAAAGATGAATATGTTGGTACGGCTCCAGATGCAAAATTTTATTTATTTATATCAGAAATTTCAGAAACGGAAACTGTTTTAGAAGAGACTTTATGGGTAGAAGCAGCAGAACGAGCAGATAGTTTGGGGGTAGACGTAATTAACACCTCTTTAGGCTATACTACGTATGACAATCCTAATCACAACCACACCTACGCAGATATGGATGGTAAAACCACTTTTATTTCTAGAGGAGCAGAAATTGGTGCTTCACGTGGTTTGCTTTTGGTAAATGCGGTTGGTAATGACGGAACTAATTCTTGGAAATATATGGGAGCACCAGCAGACGCCCCTTCTGTGATTTCGGTTGGAGCGGTAAATTCTTCAGGAAATATTGCAAGTTTTAGTTCTTTCGGACCAACATCCGACGGACGAATAAAACCAGAGATTTTAGCAAAGGGAGCAAGTGCAGCTATAATTAATTATTCTACAGGTGCTATTACAACTTCTAGCGGAACGTCTTTTTCATCACCCATAATGGCAGGTCTAATTGCTTGTTTAAATCAGAATGAAGGATTTCTTTTAAAATCATCCTTAAAAAAATCTGGTGAAAATTATAATGATTATTTAAAAACTGCTATTTACGAATCTGCGGATAAATTTAATAACCCTACGGACCAGCATGGTTATGGAATTCCTAACTTTGAAATAGCATTGAATAGTTATATTGCTAGTTTATCTTTATTAAAAGATGAAGTTATCAATTTAAAGATTTCTCCAAACCCTGTTCAAGATCGTTTTACTATTTCTACTGATAATTTTGAGGATCTGTCAATTCAAATTTATACCATTTTAGGTGAAAAAGTATTTGAAAAAGCAGCAGTAACTTCCAAAAATATTGATATTTCGTTTTTGAATACAGGTATTTATTTGTTGAAAATATTAAAAGGAAATCAGCAAAAAAATATTAAAATTATAAAACAATAA
- a CDS encoding rhomboid family intramembrane serine protease, which translates to MSFIDDIKNRYKSGNIVEKLIYINLAIFVFTLLTSVFQDLYKGEINWVVSWFSLDDNFTSLLTKPWTIITYGFLHADFLHILLNLITLYFVGNLFIEYFTQKQLLTFYLLGTFFGGALFILSHIYFPLFQDQSSILVGASAGISAIFIGITTYIPNYQLKIRFIGFVKLWYLGAIWVGLDILALSGGNAGGHFAHLGGALFGFLYVQRAANKEILIFDKIAALFSTKKKPLKTVYKSPKKTVKTNKGTSINQQQIDAILDKISKSGYDTLTKEEKEFLFKQGR; encoded by the coding sequence ATGAGTTTTATAGACGACATAAAAAACCGCTATAAAAGCGGAAATATTGTAGAAAAATTAATCTACATAAACCTTGCTATCTTTGTATTCACCTTGTTAACATCTGTTTTTCAAGATTTATATAAAGGTGAAATTAATTGGGTAGTTTCATGGTTTTCTTTGGATGATAATTTTACATCATTACTGACCAAACCTTGGACTATTATTACTTATGGTTTTTTACATGCCGACTTTCTACACATTCTTTTAAATCTAATAACTCTATACTTTGTAGGAAACTTATTCATCGAGTATTTTACACAAAAACAACTATTAACCTTCTACTTATTAGGTACTTTTTTTGGTGGTGCATTGTTTATTTTAAGCCACATCTACTTTCCTTTGTTTCAAGATCAATCTTCTATATTAGTAGGAGCTTCTGCAGGAATTTCAGCCATATTTATAGGAATTACCACATATATACCCAACTATCAATTAAAAATACGTTTTATTGGTTTTGTTAAACTATGGTACTTGGGCGCTATTTGGGTAGGTTTAGATATATTAGCACTCTCTGGAGGAAATGCTGGTGGACATTTTGCCCATTTAGGAGGCGCTTTATTTGGCTTTTTATATGTTCAAAGAGCTGCCAATAAAGAAATACTTATTTTCGATAAAATAGCAGCCCTATTTTCAACAAAAAAGAAACCTTTAAAAACTGTTTATAAATCGCCAAAAAAAACAGTAAAAACAAATAAAGGCACTTCTATAAACCAACAACAAATAGATGCTATTTTAGATAAAATTAGCAAGTCTGGTTATGATACTTTAACAAAAGAAGAAAAAGAATTCTTATTTAAACAAGGAAGGTAA
- a CDS encoding endonuclease/exonuclease/phosphatase family protein gives MKNLSPIDKVLYFVNSILATLLLLSYVLHFISPVTIPFVAIISLFVPFLMIINLLFAIYWLIKLKKQFLLSVSVFIIGVFFSSPFFKISGNNSSLNSDLKVMSYNVKSFDLFHKKKDSIVQDGYEFITEKDPDIISIQEYYKSNKNNFSFPYKYVKLRPNSKKYGMAIYSKHKIINAGSLDLNSAGNNIIFADILKKKDTIRIYNIHLESLRIKPNEENFGEENSEKLIERVSNSFKEQAEQTIQFLAHEKQWKGKKIVCGDFNNTSYSWVYNQIAKDKKDTYIESGKGFGKTYDYWFPMRIDFILTDQEAISNKFTTYSEKYSDHFPVMAKINW, from the coding sequence ATGAAAAATTTGTCCCCCATAGATAAGGTTTTATATTTTGTAAACTCAATATTAGCAACCCTTCTATTGTTATCATATGTACTACATTTTATATCTCCCGTTACCATACCATTTGTTGCAATTATAAGCCTTTTTGTACCTTTCTTAATGATAATTAACCTGCTTTTTGCTATTTACTGGTTAATTAAGTTAAAAAAACAATTTTTATTATCTGTTTCTGTTTTTATTATTGGAGTCTTTTTCTCATCTCCTTTTTTTAAAATTTCAGGGAACAACTCTTCTTTAAACAGCGATTTAAAAGTAATGAGTTATAATGTAAAAAGCTTCGATCTTTTTCATAAAAAAAAGGACTCAATAGTACAAGATGGTTACGAATTTATCACTGAAAAAGACCCAGACATTATTAGCATACAAGAGTACTATAAGTCAAATAAAAACAACTTCTCTTTTCCATACAAATACGTAAAACTTCGTCCGAATAGTAAAAAATACGGAATGGCGATATACTCTAAACATAAGATTATTAATGCTGGATCTTTAGATTTAAATAGTGCTGGCAATAATATTATTTTTGCTGATATATTAAAGAAAAAGGATACCATCAGAATTTATAATATCCATTTAGAATCTTTAAGAATAAAGCCAAACGAAGAAAATTTTGGAGAAGAAAATTCAGAAAAATTAATAGAGAGGGTTTCTAATTCTTTTAAAGAACAAGCAGAACAAACTATTCAATTTTTAGCGCATGAGAAACAGTGGAAAGGGAAAAAAATTGTTTGTGGAGACTTTAACAATACAAGTTATTCATGGGTATATAACCAAATAGCAAAAGATAAAAAGGATACTTATATAGAATCTGGTAAAGGTTTTGGTAAAACCTATGATTACTGGTTTCCTATGAGAATAGATTTCATTTTAACCGACCAAGAGGCAATTAGCAACAAGTTTACAACCTATTCAGAAAAATACTCAGACCATTTTCCTGTTATGGCAAAAATTAATTGGTAA
- a CDS encoding GNAT family N-acetyltransferase: MIFETERLIIRRLNVEDLDAFHKLESNANVLKYAIGNPKSYIENEIELKALILKYNIPKNDFRVYAIIRKTDNQFIGTVALVKDNLDDEIGYRFLEEFWNLGFGSEVCFGLVSYCKQIKIKYIIAYVVDENKASAIILQKNNFMIVNEFINDENQPETKYVLKL, from the coding sequence ATGATTTTTGAAACGGAAAGGTTAATTATTAGGAGACTAAATGTAGAAGATTTAGATGCATTTCATAAACTAGAAAGTAATGCAAATGTTTTAAAATATGCTATAGGAAACCCAAAGAGCTATATTGAAAATGAAATTGAGTTAAAAGCTTTAATTTTAAAATATAATATCCCTAAAAATGACTTTCGGGTTTACGCTATTATCAGGAAAACGGACAATCAATTTATAGGAACAGTGGCCTTGGTTAAAGACAATCTAGACGATGAAATTGGATATCGCTTTTTAGAAGAATTTTGGAATTTAGGTTTTGGTTCTGAGGTTTGCTTCGGATTAGTTTCTTATTGTAAGCAAATTAAAATTAAATACATTATTGCTTATGTGGTAGATGAAAATAAAGCATCTGCAATCATTTTACAAAAAAACAATTTTATGATTGTTAATGAATTTATAAATGATGAAAATCAACCAGAAACAAAATACGTATTAAAATTATAG
- a CDS encoding YwbE family protein, producing the protein MIDGRQRKNVKIGLFVEIVQKPHQRSGELTEGVIAKILTKSQNHPYGIKVQLESGLVGRIKNIIE; encoded by the coding sequence ATGATAGACGGAAGACAAAGAAAAAATGTTAAGATTGGCTTATTTGTAGAAATTGTACAGAAACCACATCAACGAAGTGGAGAATTAACAGAAGGTGTTATAGCAAAAATTCTAACTAAATCTCAAAACCATCCGTATGGTATTAAAGTTCAGTTAGAATCTGGGTTGGTAGGTAGAATTAAAAATATTATTGAATAA